The Pseudomonas rhizosphaerae genomic sequence AAGCAGCTTGTGCTTTTTCTGCGTCTTTTGCGTCGATGGCTTTGACTACATTCTTGATGTAGGTGCGAACCATGGAACGCAGGCTGGCGTTGTGGCTGCGACGCTTCTCAGCCTGTTTTGCACGTTTTTTGGCGGAAGGTGAGTTGGCCACCGTCGAGCTCCTCGAAAGACTTTTTGAAATAGCAAACAAATAAGGCCGCGAATCATGCCCATCAACGAGTTGGTTGTCAAGGGTACGTGAAACGATCCGCTAAGTGGTCGGTCGGTGTCGAAGTGATTCACTTCTGGCCCGTGACCTGTACACTCGCGAGGTTTTGGCTCTGCCTGCTGATGCGGCGCGGAGTATCGCACACCTGGGCCGGATATGGGCCTGCTCTTCGTCAACGGGCATGAAAAACTTTCGATGAATCTACTCAAATCCCTGGCCGCGGTCAGCTCCATCACCATGGTTTCGCGGGTGCTGGGCTTCGTCCGCGACACCATCATTGCGCGCATCTTCGGCGCCGGCATGGTCACCGATGCCTTTTTCATCGCCTTCAAGCTGCCCAACCTGCTGCGTCGAATCTTCGCCGAAGGCGCGTTCTCACAGGCCTTCGTGCCCATTCTTGCCGAGTACAAGAGCCAGCAGGGCGAGGAGGCCACGCGCACCTTCGTCGCCTACGTCGCCGGTCTGCTGACCCTGGCCCTGGCGCTGGTCACGGTGGCGGGCATCCTGGCTGCGCCCTGGGTCATCTGGGCGACCGCGCCGGGCTTTGCCGATACTCCGGAAAAATTCCAGCTCACCACCGATCTGCTGCGGGTTACCTTTCCTTATATATTGCTGATCTCGCTGTCGTCCTTCGTCGGCGCCATTCTCAACACCTACAACCGCTTCTCGGTGCCGGCCTTCACGCCCACGTTGCTGAACGTGTCGATGATCCTCTTCGCTCTGTTTCTCACGCCGTATTTCGACCCACCGGTGATGGCACTCGGCTGGGCCGTGCTGGCAGGGGGGCTGGCGCAGCTGCTGTATCAACTGCCGCACCTGAAAAAACTCGGTTTGCTGGTCCTGCCGCGCGTGAGCCTGCGCGATACCG encodes the following:
- the rpsT gene encoding 30S ribosomal protein S20, with translation MANSPSAKKRAKQAEKRRSHNASLRSMVRTYIKNVVKAIDAKDAEKAQAAYVLAVPVIDRMADKGIIHKNKAARHKGRLNGHIKALNQAAAA